One Platichthys flesus chromosome 14, fPlaFle2.1, whole genome shotgun sequence genomic region harbors:
- the odr4 gene encoding protein odr-4 homolog — protein sequence MGRGYLVEDAVERYLSDLCGQQAGPLTGLLIGQSSAQRDFVVMATRTPYKQESAVASGDFLVKEWVTEHARQVSRMLPGGLSVLGVFIITEIDNKDTLTTLRQLVFAVENMISSEHLWTPEADDVTECVTLHVNSKTRKTICRTFDVKDPKSMAKPADWKYQSGVCSSWSMVSCCLNVDMLVPLPNNRTSKENMDEGLKAWADQIKNGFCLFDGKKLPEDTEFTAGQKRNVRQKCSAQLLIKPGERRQTDVIQQCGGSLSVRGTIHSRAYVHSNKPKAKLAEKLLKRDVISTVSTRVQMLLEELLTSEEESKSHRDSQQIEQFCFPRRIFCPVKATGLVCVCDYQFSDEGLCEMTDRLKEMLDIDAVEEDLDTRQEMTAELRESNIKAEAKVENAEVLEPKRNNFTGVAIAAAAAVLAAAASMLYLNDV from the exons ATGGGTCGTGGTTATCTAGTAGAAGATGCTGTGGAGAGATATCTGTCTGACCTGTGTGGACAGCAAGCTGGTCCACTCACAGGGCTGCTGATTGGACAG AGCTCAGCCCAAAGGGATTTTGTCGTCATGGCGACTCGCACACCCTATAAGCAGGAGTCTGCTGTAGCGTCTGGAGACTTCCTGGTTAAGGAGTGGGTAACTGAGCACGCCCGACAG GTGTCCAGGATGCTGCCTGGAGGCCTGTCTGTCTTGGGGGTCTTCATTATCACTGAGATTGATAACAAGGACACACTAACCACACTCCGACAG ctggtTTTTGCTGTTGAGAACATGATCTCCTCAGAGCATCTGTGGACCCCTGaagctgatgatgtcacagaatGTGTCACACTTCACGTCAACTCCAAAACTAGAAA GACCATCTGCAGAACCTTTGATGTCAAAGATCCCAAG AGCATGGCCAAGCCTGCCGACTGGAAGTACCAGTCAGGTGTATGTTCCTCCTGGTCCATGGTGTCATGTTGTCTAAATGTGGACATGTTGGTACCTCTGCCAAACAACAGAACTAGCAAAGAAAACATGGAT GAAGGCCTGAAGGCGTGGGCGGACCAGATTAAGAATGGATTCTGTCTGTTTGATGGAAAAAAGCTACCTGAGGATACAGAGTTTACAGCAGGACAG AAGAGGAACGTGAGACAGAAGTGCTCAGCTCAGCTGCTCATCAAACCG GGTGAACGGAGGCAAACAGATGTGATCCAACAGTGTGGAGGCAGCTTGTCGGTCAGAGGAACCATCCACAGCAGAGCGTATGTACACAGCAACAAGCCAAAGGCCAAGCTGGCTGAAAAG CTGCTGAAGAGAGATGTGATTTCTACGGTGAGCACAAGGGTTCAAATgctcctggaggagctgctgacaTCAGAGGAGGAAAGCAAGAGCCACAGAGACTCACAACAGATTg AGCAATTCTGCTTCCCTCGGCGTATCTTCTGTCCTGTAAAAGCGACTGGGCTGGTATGTGTTTGTGACTACCAGTTCAGTGACGAGGGCCTGTGTGAGATGACTGACCGGCTGAAGGAGATGCTGGACATTGATGCAGTTGAGGAAGACTTAGACACCAGGCAGGAGATGACTGCTGAACTCAGAGAGAGCAATATTAAAGCAG AGGCCAAGGTGGAAAATGCTGAAGTGCTGGAGCCCAAGAGAAACAACTTCACAG GTGTTGCcatagctgctgctgccgccgtaCTTGCCGCTGCTGCCTCAATGCTTTATCTCAATGATGTTTGA
- the dpydb gene encoding dihydropyrimidine dehydrogenase [NADP(+)] produces MLSKDLPDIESLLALNPRVNTHAHIMSTADKKKEKKHWKRNPERNCDSCVTLENNFDDIKHTTLSERGALREALRCLKCVDAPCQKSCPTNLDIKSFITSISNKNYYGAARVILSDNPLGLTCGMVCPTSDLCVGGCNLYASEEGPINIGGLQQFATEVFSKMGIPQVRNPELPPPDEMPESYHSPIALIGCGPASISCATFLARLGYENITIFERQKYIGGLSTAEIPQFRLPYEVVQFEVDLMKDLGVKVVCEKGLGVNGMTLTSLKEEGYKAVFIGIGLPQANRAAIFKDLTMDQGFFTSKDFLPMVALASKKGMCHCRSSLPELRGIVIVLGAGDTAFDCATSALRCGAKRVYVCFRKGFTNIRAVPEEMELAKEEQCEFLPFLSPREVIMKNGRVAGLQLCRTEQNEEGDWLEDEDQVVRLKADYIISAFGSMLNERQVTDAMAPVKMTRWGTPEVNTDTMQTSEPWVFAGGDIAGLANTSVESVNDGKQASWHIHRYIQSQHGQMVDPVPKLPLFYSAIDTVDISVEVCGIKFPNPFGLASAPPTTSTAMIRRAFEQGWGFALTKTFGLDKDLVTNVSPRIVRGTTSGHVYGPGQGSFLNIELISEKTAAYWCQSVAELKRDFPNNVVISSIMCSYNKEDWTEITKMAVASGADALELNLSCPHGMGERGMGLACGQDPVMVRNICRWVREASPIPFFAKLTPNVTNVVDIAKAAHEGGADGVTATNTVSGMMGLKADGSPWPSVGNGKRTTYGGVSGNAIRPIALKAVSAIGRAIPGFPILATGGIDSAETGLQFLHAGASVLQVCSAVQNQDFTVIEDYCVGLKALLYLKSMELKDWDGQSPPTERHQKGKPVPRLEELVGQSLPSFGPYLQRKEEALADYKKQLRNTVKTDVGETHVPRVDSPKRPVPAVKDVIARALRYIGAYQDLDNIEQVQALIDEEMCINCGKCYMTCNDSGYQAITFDPDTHLPFVNDSCTGCNLCLSVCPIIDCIKMVTRKTPYQPKRGVPISTI; encoded by the exons ATGTTGAGTAAAGACCTTCCAGACATTGAG AGCCTCCTGGCTCTGAATCCCAGGGTGAACACTCATGCTCACATCATGTCCACAGCAgataagaagaaagaaaagaaacactgGAAAAGAAACCCTGAGAGAAACTGTGAC tcttGTGTGACGTTGGAGAACAACTTTGAtgacatcaaacacacaacactgagcGAGCGCGGAGCTCTACGAGAAGCACTAAG GTGTCTAAAATGTGTCGATGCTCCCTGTCAGAAGAGCTGCCCGACTAACCTGGACATCAAGTCATTCATTACAAGCATCTCTAATAAG aaCTATTATGGCGCAGCTCGGGTCATCCTATCTGACAACCCCCTGGGTTTGACCTGTGGAATGGTTTGCCCCACATCAGATCTCTGTGTAGGAGGCTGTAACCTGTATGCATCTGAGGAAGGACCTATCAACATCGGGGGGTTACAGCAGTTTGCCACTGAG GTATTCAGTAAGATGGGCATCCCTCAGGTCAGGAATCCTGAACTCCCACCGCCTGATGAGATGCCAGAGTCTTACCACAGCCCcattgctctgattggctgtggcCCAGCATCAATCAGCTGTGCTACCTTCCTGGCCCGTCTGGGATATGAAAATATTACTATATTCGAGAGACAGAAATACATTGGAGGGCTGAG CACAGCAGAAATCCCCCAGTTCCGACTTCCCTATGAGGTTGTCCAGTTTGAAGTAGATCTGATGAAAGATCTGGGAGTGAAG gTGGTGTGTGAGAAGGGTCTTGGTGTGAACGGAATGACTCTGACGTCCCTGAAGGAGGAAGGATATAAAGCTGTCTTTATTGGCATTG GTCTCCCTCAGGCCAACAGAGCTGCAATCTTTAAGGATTTGACCATGGATCAAGGCTTCTTCACCTCCAAAGACTTTCTGCCCATGGTGGCTTTAGCAAGCAAGAAAG GTATGTGCCATTGTCGTAGCTCTCTGCCGGAGTTAAGAGGCATAGTGATCGTTTTGGGTGCTGGAGACACTGCGTTCGACTGCGCCACCTCTGCTCTTCGCTGTGGAGCCAAGAGAGTGTACGTCTGCTTCAGGAAGGGATTCACCAACATCAGGGCTGTTCCTGAAGAG ATGGAGCTGGCTAAAGAAGAGCAGTGTGAGTTCCtgcccttcctctctcctcgtgAGGTCATCATGAAGAATGGCCGGGTTGCCGGGTTACAGTTGTGTCGCACCGAGCAGAACGAGGAAGGAGATTGGCTGGAAGATGAGGACCAGGTTGTCAGGCTGAAGGCCGATTACATCATCAGTGCCTTTGGTTCCATGTTGAATGAACGGCAAG TGACTGATGCCATGGCTCCTGTGAAGATGACCCGCTGGGGCACTCCAGAGGTCAACACAGACACCATGCAGACCAGTGAGCCCTGGGTGTTTGCGGGTGGAGACATAGCTGGTTTGGCAAACACCTCAGTGGAatcagtgaacgatggcaaacAGGCCTCATGGCACATTCACAGATACATACAG TCCCAGCATGGACAGATGGTGGACCCAGTCCCAAAGCTGCCATTGTTCTACAGTGCTATAGATACGGTGGACATCAGTGTAGAGGTTTGTGGAATAAAGTTTCCCAACCCATTTGGCCTGGCCTCCGCTCCTCCCACCACCAGCACGGCCATGATCAGAAGAGCTTTTGAACAAGGATGGGGTTTCgctctgaccaagacttttggTCTGGACAAG GACCTGGTGACCAACGTGTCTCCTCGTATCGTGCGTGGCACAACCTCAGGTCATGTGTACGGACCAGGCCAGGGCTCCTTCCTCAACATTGAGCTCATCAGTGAGAAGACAGCAGCCTACTGGTGTCAGTCAGTGGCTGAGCTGAAGAGGGACTTCCCCAACAAT GTGGTGATCTCCAGTATAATGTGCAGTTACAACAAGGAAGACTGGACAGAAATAACTAAGATGGCAGTG gCTTCAGGAGCAGATGCACTGGAGCTGAATCTGTCCTGTCCTCATgggatgggagagagagggatgggacTTGCCTGTGGACAG GACCCGGTGATGGTGCGTAACATCTGTCGCTGGGTGCGTGAAGCCTCTCCCATTCCGTTCTTTGCCAAACTGACACCAAACGTGACTAACGTTGTTGACATTGCCAAAGCTGCTCATGAAG gtggagcagatggagtcACTGCTACCAACACAGTGTCAGGTATGATGGGACTGAAGGCAGATGGCTCGCCTTGGCCAAGTGTTGGAAATGGAAAACGCACCACGTATGGAGGCGTGTCAG GAAACGCCATCAGACCCATAGCTCTTAAAGCGGTATCAGCGATCGGCAGAGCAATTCCTGGTTTTCCTATTTTGGCCACTGGGGGCATTGACTCAGCAGAGACTGGACTACAGTTTCTCCACGCTGGAGCGTCAGTGTTACAG GTGTGCAGCGCAGTTCAGAACCAGGATTTCACAGTTATTGAGGATTACTGCGTAG GTCTGAAGGCCTTGTTGTACCTCAAGAGCATGGAGCTGAAGGACTGGGACGGTCAGTCCCCTCCAACAGAGAGACACCAGAAAGGAAAACCAGTTCCCAGACTAGAAGAACTGGTTGGACAG aGCCTCCCCAGCTTTGGTCCATACCTCCAGCGGAAGGAAGAAGCCCTTGCTGACTACAAGAAACAGCTCAGAAACACTGTTAAAACTGATGTCGGGGAAACCCACGTCCCTCGGGTTGACTCGCCCAAAAGACCCGTCCCTGCTGTCAAG GATGTGATAGCCAGAGCGTTGCGGTACATTGGAGCATACCAGGACCTTGACAACATAGAGCAG GTCCAGGCTCTGATAGACGAAGAGATGtgtatcaactgtggtaaatgTTACATGACCTGCAATGACTCTGGATACCAG GCCATAACGTTCGATCCAGATACCCACCTTCCGTTTGTGAATGACAGCTGTACGGGCTGCAATCTGTGCCTCAGCGTCTGTCCAATCATAGACTGCATCAAGATGGTTACCAGGAAAACACCCTATCAACCTAAGAGAGGTGTACCCATTAGTACCATCTAA